In Thermosynechococcus sichuanensis E542, a single genomic region encodes these proteins:
- a CDS encoding uracil-DNA glycosylase encodes MSEPLQFSLFDTPTAAEPAPATPLDPATYDQIPLRAEVPIPVGTYRDLEALAAHCQQCQRCGLAATRTHVVVSRGNPAAKLMIIGEGPGQAEDETGRPFVGKAGQLLDKILASVNLDSERDAYICNIVKCRPPGNRVPTPVEAAACLPYLLEQIRLVNPRIILLAGATAVSGLLKDNRGITKIRGQWIEWQGRWCMPIFHPAYLLRNNSREPGSPKWLTWQDMQAVRDRLRQLDS; translated from the coding sequence ATGAGTGAGCCGTTGCAATTTAGCTTATTTGACACCCCCACCGCGGCCGAACCTGCACCAGCGACGCCCCTTGATCCTGCTACCTACGATCAAATTCCACTGCGGGCTGAGGTGCCCATTCCCGTCGGTACCTACCGCGACCTAGAGGCCCTTGCAGCGCACTGTCAGCAGTGTCAACGCTGTGGCTTAGCAGCTACCCGTACCCATGTGGTGGTCAGCCGTGGCAATCCTGCGGCCAAACTGATGATTATTGGTGAAGGCCCGGGTCAAGCGGAGGACGAAACGGGTCGTCCCTTTGTCGGTAAGGCGGGGCAACTTCTCGATAAAATCCTTGCTTCGGTCAATCTCGACAGTGAGCGGGATGCCTATATCTGCAACATTGTTAAATGCCGCCCCCCCGGCAACCGTGTCCCGACACCCGTGGAAGCAGCGGCCTGTTTGCCCTACCTCTTAGAGCAGATTCGCTTGGTCAATCCCCGCATTATTTTGCTGGCGGGGGCAACGGCTGTCTCTGGATTGCTGAAAGATAATCGCGGCATTACCAAAATTCGGGGTCAGTGGATTGAATGGCAGGGACGCTGGTGTATGCCCATTTTTCATCCAGCGTATCTGTTGCGCAATAACTCGCGGGAGCCGGGCAGTCCCAAGTGGTTAACGTGGCAGGATATGCAAGCCGTGCGCGATCGCCTGCGCCAACTCGATTCTTAG
- a CDS encoding PadR family transcriptional regulator, giving the protein MKLEDIYTFFRQPPPVYLSKEVAVCYVLYTLVEKGDSYGTALIQAIENEYPLYRLSDTVLYSALKFLEDEGIIDGYWKKVEGRGRPRRMYHIVGEKEQQARELSELWLRYLQQHPHRQE; this is encoded by the coding sequence ATGAAACTGGAAGACATCTACACCTTTTTCCGCCAGCCCCCGCCCGTTTACCTGAGCAAGGAAGTTGCCGTTTGCTACGTGCTCTATACCCTTGTGGAAAAGGGGGACTCCTATGGCACGGCCCTGATTCAAGCCATTGAAAATGAATATCCCCTTTACCGCCTTTCCGATACCGTTCTTTACAGCGCCCTCAAGTTCCTTGAGGATGAGGGAATTATTGATGGTTATTGGAAAAAGGTGGAAGGTCGCGGTCGGCCGCGGCGGATGTACCACATTGTGGGCGAAAAGGAGCAACAGGCGCGGGAACTTTCAGAGCTTTGGCTACGCTATTTGCAGCAACATCCCCACCGTCAGGAATAA
- a CDS encoding 2'-5' RNA ligase family protein has protein sequence MNRRHYFIALLPNAEIQERVTRLKQYCCDRYQSQAALRSPPHVTLYPPFWWPDESVEELERSLETFSCQAAPVELILDGFAAFAPRVIYIHVAPTPALKTLQAQLVKAVAKPLNLPPTQRHPFTPHMTIAFRDLTKENFHHAWAEFRDQSFAARCWVSHLTLLVHNGQRWQSYREFLLRSPADPVP, from the coding sequence ATGAATCGGCGACATTACTTTATTGCTTTGTTGCCCAATGCTGAAATTCAGGAGCGGGTAACCCGCCTCAAGCAGTATTGTTGCGATCGCTACCAGAGCCAAGCGGCACTGCGCTCTCCCCCCCACGTTACCCTCTATCCCCCTTTTTGGTGGCCAGATGAGTCAGTAGAAGAACTGGAGAGATCCCTAGAAACTTTTTCCTGCCAAGCCGCTCCAGTGGAATTAATCCTCGATGGCTTTGCCGCCTTTGCGCCGCGAGTCATTTATATCCACGTAGCACCCACTCCAGCCCTCAAGACACTACAAGCACAGCTCGTCAAAGCGGTAGCGAAGCCCCTGAACCTTCCCCCCACGCAACGCCATCCTTTCACTCCCCACATGACAATTGCCTTTCGCGATTTAACCAAGGAAAACTTTCACCACGCTTGGGCAGAATTTCGTGACCAATCCTTTGCGGCTCGCTGTTGGGTATCCCACCTAACACTGCTAGTCCATAATGGCCAACGCTGGCAGAGCTATCGTGAATTTTTGTTAAGAAGCCCCGCCGATCCTGTCCCTTGA
- a CDS encoding class I SAM-dependent methyltransferase yields MPLQRILEPEVMETPETAAAYDAMDFTAVNTAFCEDLAAVLPTVEQPLQVLDVGTGNGRILQMLHQRYPHWQLTGIDLSPAMLAIARHHSPQLNFIQGDAKALPFAAASFDVVISNSLVHHLADPQPALGEMLRVLRPQGILFIRDLCRPDTKAALQALVDQYAGQDTPEQRQLFADSLHAALTLMEMRELLRTLPQPPQQWQVTLTSDRHWTVVAQRE; encoded by the coding sequence ATGCCGCTGCAACGCATTCTTGAACCGGAGGTCATGGAGACGCCAGAAACGGCTGCCGCCTATGACGCGATGGATTTTACTGCCGTTAATACCGCCTTCTGTGAAGATTTAGCCGCAGTCTTACCCACTGTTGAGCAACCCCTGCAGGTGTTGGATGTGGGGACGGGCAACGGACGAATTCTGCAAATGTTGCATCAACGCTATCCCCATTGGCAACTGACAGGGATTGACCTGAGTCCAGCGATGCTGGCGATCGCCCGGCACCACAGTCCGCAATTAAACTTTATTCAAGGGGATGCCAAAGCCTTACCCTTTGCCGCAGCGAGTTTTGATGTGGTGATCAGCAATAGCCTTGTCCATCACTTAGCCGATCCTCAACCTGCCCTAGGGGAAATGCTGCGGGTGCTCCGTCCCCAAGGCATCCTGTTTATCCGCGATCTTTGCCGTCCGGACACGAAGGCAGCGCTGCAAGCCTTGGTTGACCAATATGCTGGCCAAGACACACCTGAACAGCGGCAACTTTTTGCTGACTCCCTCCATGCGGCACTGACCTTGATGGAAATGAGGGAGCTTTTGAGAACATTGCCGCAGCCACCGCAGCAGTGGCAAGTCACCCTCACCTCCGATCGCCATTGGACCGTTGTGGCACAGCGCGAATGA
- a CDS encoding DUF3177 family protein — translation MSLELLRSLVWMDYRLAVLFTVVIPLILLLWSTVKNVPAITQLLIIYWRVASLLAITVYLMMPQWPVAYVTGFMALVLIPLSLWFWVDLNEEISDRQDLIGQVFSSWRWAVTLYCILAAIGQAFYLPCAFVAGAVQTPSCQVWLEPPLMFKDIFHAQARAGTLGFFAAVALVIYMLYLSYFVFVRLPKQGRSATGL, via the coding sequence ATGTCCTTGGAACTTCTGCGATCGCTCGTGTGGATGGACTACCGCCTTGCGGTGCTCTTTACTGTCGTTATTCCCTTAATCCTGCTGCTGTGGTCAACAGTTAAGAATGTGCCAGCAATTACCCAACTGCTGATTATCTATTGGCGGGTGGCCAGTCTCTTGGCAATTACGGTGTACCTGATGATGCCGCAGTGGCCAGTGGCCTACGTCACGGGATTTATGGCCTTGGTGCTCATTCCCCTTAGCCTCTGGTTTTGGGTGGATCTCAATGAAGAAATTAGCGATCGCCAAGATTTGATTGGTCAAGTCTTTAGTAGTTGGCGTTGGGCGGTGACGCTCTACTGTATCCTTGCCGCCATTGGTCAGGCTTTTTATTTGCCCTGTGCGTTTGTGGCGGGTGCTGTTCAAACTCCCAGTTGCCAAGTCTGGCTCGAACCGCCCCTGATGTTCAAAGATATTTTCCATGCCCAAGCCCGCGCCGGTACCCTTGGCTTCTTTGCCGCCGTTGCCCTTGTGATTTATATGCTCTATCTGAGCTACTTTGTCTTTGTGCGCTTACCCAAGCAGGGGCGATCGGCCACGGGTCTATAG
- a CDS encoding gluconeogenesis factor YvcK family protein, whose product MRRANKAQQLSAKLRPARRKIRLWSQWLLPGLLVKRWLLISAVGVLLASLGFAISINLTPIFYFLQFLEQFVQSIARFVPSYISGPLLLLGGLALIAWGYARTLGSITEVLLPEDDKALVERLLTHRRLGRGPKIVAIGGGTGLSTLLRGLKLYSSNITAIVTMADDGGSSGRLRREIGVLPPGDIRNCLAALADEEKIVTELFQYRFEAGDGLAGHSFGNLFLTAMTNITGDLERAIATSSAVLAIRGQVLPATLTDMTLWARLADGRLIHGESNITAARGKIVEIGCSPPAPKALPRAIQALREADYIILGPGSLYTSIIPNLLVPEIAQALAERQCPCVYVCNIMTQPGETDGYTVSDHVRALDGVTGDRLFDAVLVQKYPPSAAHLERYAQQGSTAVAIDREELARQNCRLILADVMDESTPTVRHDSQKLAAILMRWYERVRSL is encoded by the coding sequence ATGAGGAGAGCGAATAAGGCTCAGCAACTCTCAGCAAAACTGCGTCCGGCCCGTCGTAAAATCCGTCTGTGGTCGCAATGGCTGCTCCCTGGGCTACTGGTCAAGCGATGGCTCCTCATTAGTGCGGTTGGGGTTTTGCTTGCGAGTCTGGGCTTTGCCATTAGCATCAACCTCACCCCCATTTTTTACTTCCTGCAATTTCTGGAGCAGTTTGTTCAAAGTATTGCCCGTTTTGTGCCCAGCTACATTAGTGGACCCTTACTGCTACTTGGGGGGTTGGCACTGATTGCTTGGGGCTATGCCCGTACCCTTGGTTCCATTACGGAAGTCCTACTGCCAGAGGACGATAAGGCACTTGTGGAGCGACTCCTCACCCATCGGCGCTTGGGACGCGGACCGAAAATTGTGGCCATTGGCGGCGGTACTGGCCTCTCAACCCTCCTGCGGGGACTGAAGCTCTACAGTTCCAATATCACTGCCATTGTGACGATGGCCGATGATGGCGGCTCCTCCGGGCGACTGCGGCGAGAAATTGGGGTGCTGCCACCGGGGGATATTCGCAACTGCTTGGCGGCTTTGGCGGATGAGGAGAAAATTGTCACCGAACTCTTTCAGTACCGCTTTGAGGCGGGGGATGGCTTGGCGGGGCACAGTTTTGGCAATTTGTTTCTGACGGCGATGACGAATATTACGGGGGATCTAGAGCGGGCGATCGCCACCAGTTCAGCGGTCTTGGCCATTCGCGGTCAAGTGTTGCCAGCCACCCTAACAGATATGACTCTCTGGGCACGCCTTGCCGATGGTCGCCTCATTCATGGGGAGTCCAACATTACCGCCGCCCGCGGCAAGATTGTCGAAATTGGCTGCTCGCCTCCAGCCCCCAAAGCCCTGCCCCGCGCCATTCAAGCCCTTCGCGAGGCCGACTACATTATTCTTGGCCCCGGCAGTCTCTATACGAGTATCATTCCCAATCTCTTGGTGCCTGAGATTGCCCAAGCCCTTGCGGAGCGGCAATGCCCCTGTGTTTACGTCTGCAACATTATGACGCAGCCGGGGGAAACCGATGGCTATACTGTCAGTGATCATGTGCGTGCCCTTGATGGGGTGACGGGCGATCGCCTGTTTGATGCGGTGCTGGTGCAAAAATACCCCCCCAGTGCGGCCCACCTTGAACGTTACGCCCAGCAAGGCAGTACGGCGGTGGCCATTGATCGCGAAGAACTTGCCCGCCAAAACTGTCGGCTAATCCTCGCAGATGTGATGGACGAGTCCACACCAACCGTGCGCCATGATTCGCAAAAGTTAGCAGCGATTCTGATGCGTTGGTATGAGCGGGTGCGATCGCTCTAG